In the Colwellia sp. 20A7 genome, one interval contains:
- the rplL gene encoding 50S ribosomal protein L7/L12: protein MSISKDDILNAVAEMSVMDVVALIEAMEEKFGVSAAAAVAVAGGDAGGAAEEQSEFDVVLTSFGEKKVAVIKAVRGATGLGLKEAKDLVEALGTLKEGVDKAEAEELKKTLEEAGASVEIK from the coding sequence ATGTCTATTTCAAAAGACGATATCTTAAACGCAGTTGCTGAAATGTCAGTAATGGACGTTGTTGCATTAATCGAAGCAATGGAAGAAAAATTCGGCGTATCAGCTGCTGCAGCTGTTGCTGTTGCTGGCGGTGACGCTGGTGGTGCTGCTGAAGAACAAAGTGAATTTGACGTTGTTTTAACTAGCTTCGGTGAGAAGAAAGTTGCAGTAATCAAAGCAGTTCGTGGCGCTACAGGTTTAGGCCTTAAAGAAGCTAAAGACTTAGTTGAAGCTCTTGGTACGCTTAAAGAAGGCGTAGATAAAGCTGAAGCTGAAGAGCTTAAGAAAACTCTTGAAGAAGCTGGTGCTTCTGTTGAGATCAAATAG
- the rplJ gene encoding 50S ribosomal protein L10: MAINLDDKKAIVAEVQEAAAGAQSVVIADARGVTVEAITVLRKQARENGVWMKVVRNTLARRAVAGTEFECVDDTFKGPTLIAFSNEHPGAAARLFTDFAKTNEKFELKAAAFEGNVVDVNMLAKLPTYDEAIARLMSVMKEASAGKLVRTIAAVRDQKEQEAA, encoded by the coding sequence ATGGCTATCAATCTTGATGACAAAAAAGCAATTGTTGCTGAAGTTCAAGAAGCTGCCGCTGGCGCTCAATCAGTTGTTATTGCGGATGCCCGCGGTGTAACAGTTGAAGCAATTACAGTGCTACGTAAGCAAGCACGTGAGAATGGCGTATGGATGAAAGTTGTCCGTAATACATTAGCACGTCGTGCGGTAGCAGGTACTGAATTTGAATGTGTTGATGACACATTTAAAGGACCTACACTAATTGCATTTTCAAACGAACATCCAGGTGCTGCTGCACGTTTATTCACAGATTTCGCTAAAACTAACGAAAAATTTGAATTAAAAGCAGCTGCATTTGAAGGTAATGTTGTAGACGTAAATATGTTAGCTAAGCTACCTACTTACGACGAAGCTATTGCCCGTTTAATGAGCGTCATGAAAGAAGCATCTGCAGGCAAGTTAGTCCGCACGATTGCTGCAGTTCGCGATCAGAAAGAACAGGAAGCTGCATAG
- the rplA gene encoding 50S ribosomal protein L1 yields the protein MAKLSKRARLIREKVDVTKEYDITEAVSLLKEFATAKFRESVDVAVNLGIDARKSDQNVRGAAVLPNGTGRDVRVAVFTQGANAEKAKEAGADVVGMEDLAELVKKGEMNFDVVIASPDAMRVVGQLGQILGPRGLMPNPKVGTVTPDVAGAVKNAKSGQVRYRNDKNGIIHTTIGKADFEPAQLQENLEFLLEALKKAKPANAKGQYLKKVSLSTTMGAGVAVNQASLVQA from the coding sequence ATGGCTAAATTATCAAAACGCGCTCGTCTTATCCGTGAAAAAGTAGACGTAACAAAAGAATATGATATCACTGAAGCAGTTTCTTTATTAAAAGAATTTGCTACAGCAAAATTCCGTGAAAGCGTAGATGTTGCTGTAAATCTTGGTATTGATGCTCGTAAATCAGATCAAAACGTTCGTGGTGCTGCTGTGTTACCAAATGGTACTGGCCGTGATGTACGTGTTGCTGTATTTACACAAGGTGCAAATGCAGAAAAAGCTAAAGAAGCCGGTGCCGATGTAGTTGGTATGGAAGATTTAGCTGAGCTAGTTAAGAAAGGCGAAATGAACTTTGATGTTGTAATCGCTTCTCCTGACGCTATGCGTGTTGTTGGTCAACTAGGTCAAATCTTAGGCCCTCGTGGTTTAATGCCTAACCCTAAAGTTGGTACTGTAACTCCTGACGTAGCTGGCGCTGTTAAAAACGCTAAGTCTGGTCAAGTTCGTTACCGCAACGACAAGAACGGTATCATCCATACTACTATCGGTAAGGCTGATTTCGAACCTGCACAATTGCAAGAAAACTTAGAGTTTTTGCTAGAAGCGCTTAAAAAAGCAAAACCAGCAAATGCTAAAGGTCAATACCTTAAGAAAGTTTCACTTTCAACAACTATGGGTGCCGGCGTTGCCGTTAACCAAGCTAGCTTAGTACAAGCTTAA
- the rplK gene encoding 50S ribosomal protein L11 — MAKKVQALIKLQVAAGAANPSPPVGPALGQHGVNIMEFCKAFNAKTDSLEKGAPVPVVITVYNDRSFTFETKTPPAAYLLLKAAGVKSGSGRPNTEKVGTVTTAQLEEIVKTKESDLTAGSLEAAVRTIAGSARSMGLVVED; from the coding sequence ATGGCTAAAAAAGTCCAAGCTTTAATCAAGCTACAAGTAGCTGCTGGTGCAGCTAACCCGTCACCACCGGTTGGTCCTGCATTAGGTCAACATGGTGTTAACATCATGGAATTCTGTAAAGCGTTTAACGCGAAAACAGATTCTTTAGAAAAAGGCGCTCCGGTTCCAGTAGTAATTACTGTATATAATGACCGTTCGTTTACTTTCGAAACTAAAACTCCACCTGCTGCTTATTTATTATTAAAAGCTGCTGGTGTTAAAAGTGGTTCTGGTCGTCCTAACACAGAAAAAGTTGGTACTGTTACTACAGCACAACTTGAAGAAATCGTTAAGACAAAAGAATCTGATTTAACTGCTGGTTCATTAGAAGCTGCAGTGCGTACCATTGCGGGTTCTGCTCGTTCAATGGGTTTAGTGGTAGAGGACTAA
- the nusG gene encoding transcription termination/antitermination protein NusG, translating to MSEGFIENSVDGSEGEEAEEKVVNQNPKLRWYVVQAFSGYEGRVQKTLVEHIEINGLQEKFGEILVPTEEVVEMRAGQKRKSSRKFFPGYVLVHMELDDESWHLVKSVPRVLGFIGGTKERPAPITQKEADRILQRLVDTDKPKPKTLFEPGEVIRVIDGPFADFNGVVEELDYEKNRIKVSVLIFGRSTPVDLEFGQVEKGS from the coding sequence ATGTCTGAAGGTTTTATTGAAAATTCTGTTGATGGTAGCGAAGGCGAAGAAGCAGAAGAAAAAGTTGTTAATCAAAATCCAAAGCTTAGATGGTATGTTGTACAGGCATTCTCTGGCTATGAAGGTCGCGTTCAAAAAACATTAGTTGAACATATTGAAATTAATGGTTTACAAGAAAAGTTTGGCGAGATTTTAGTACCTACTGAAGAAGTAGTGGAAATGAGAGCTGGTCAAAAGCGTAAAAGTTCTCGTAAATTCTTCCCAGGTTATGTACTAGTTCATATGGAACTAGATGATGAATCATGGCATTTAGTTAAAAGTGTTCCACGCGTATTAGGTTTCATTGGTGGTACTAAAGAAAGACCAGCACCAATAACCCAAAAAGAAGCGGATCGTATTTTACAACGTTTAGTTGATACTGATAAGCCTAAGCCTAAAACATTGTTTGAACCAGGTGAAGTTATCCGTGTTATTGACGGACCATTTGCAGATTTCAATGGTGTTGTTGAAGAACTTGATTACGAGAAGAACAGAATTAAAGTATCAGTACTTATTTTTGGTCGTTCAACTCCTGTTGATCTTGAGTTTGGTCAGGTTGAAAAAGGAAGTTAA